A region of the Arthrobacter sp. FW306-07-I genome:
GCTGCTCGAGGCAGACCGCTTCACGCTCAGGCAGTACCTGGACACAGTCAAGGAAACCCACCAGATGATCGTCGCCGCGAGCCATAACGAATACCTCGCCGACGCCATGGCCCCCCTCCAAGGACTCTCGCGCCGATTCTGGATCACCCACGTCCGGGACGAACAAGCCGAAGTCAGCCAGGGATCACGCCTACACGCCCAAATCCTCCGCGCCATCCTCAACAGCGAAACAGAGGACGCCGAAAAAGCAAGCCATGCCCTCAACGACTACCTCGTAGAGTTCGCCTACCGAACTGTGCGCGCACGCGTGGAAAGCCGCTAGCCAGCACCAGCCAGTTCGGGAGCCAGGGGAAAACGCCCACTACCGACACTGGGAAAACAACCCCTCTTGCTGTCACTCCCTCGACTCTTTTAGAGAGCCGATAAGATAGGTTCCGTCAACCTAGGGAGAAACCGCAGCCACGGCGCCCATGGTGCCAAGCCGGGCCTCGGCGTGCGCCAGCAGCTTGGGAGACGCAGCCATCAAGACGTCGACACTGCGTTCCAGAGCCGCTACCTGTACCCGCGCACGCGGGAAGTCTCGGGCCACGACAAGTGGCAGGATACGCGCGCAGTGCTCGGCGATTTCAGTTGCCCCTGCCATGGACGAAGCAGTCTGCAGGCTCAGTACGGCATCAACGGATGCTGCGGGCTCCTCGGCATCCAGAGCGGCAAGGAGCCGGGCCAGCCGAACCGGTTGCAAACTTAAGAAGTCGCTGAGAAATCGAAGGGCCAGAGCAGGGCCGCCAGTATCGTTGGCGATGTCGCACAGGCTCTGCAGGTCGAGAATCGGGTTGTCTCCACGGGCGGCCGCCGAAGAAGTGGCCGGTTCAGCCCCCGCTGTTTCCAGCGTCTCCGCGGCCGTAAGCCGTTGTTCACCATATATGTTGAGGGTGGTTTCCAAACGGATCCTCATGAATCATGAGCGCACGGAACCGACGACAACCCGCTAAGGACCAGGCGCTCTGCTTGACCTGACCCGCGACACTCTTCCAGATGAGGATCAAGCGGGTGCTCGCCCCCAATCAAGATTTCCTCAAGATTAATCGCCAGCATATGGGCGGCTCTACTGCCGCCCGCGAAGCCGGCGTAACTCTCACGGTAACCTTGACGACTTCTCTCACCCAGGATTTTAAAGAGCCGAGAGTGGAGATATGTCCATGTGCTGGCGAGGGTAGAAGAGGTCCTTCCCAGTTGTTCAGGAAAGGCTGTGAATTGCACCTGCCCAGCGCGGACCGGAAACGGCTCGGCGGACCGCCCTAGCGCGGGTGTGGAAGTCAATCTTGGTGACCTTCAGTGAGTCCCCGGCAGGCGCGGCCGCATCATCGTGGGGTGGACGATCGATTTCATTGAGAGTCGTGCAGGAGTCGGTGATCAGGCCCATTCCTGCATACTCGCGAACGGCAGCGATACCTGCCACGGCCTCGGTTTTGGTGTCAAAGGGTTTGGATACTGCCATCACGGTGCCGTCCGGGGCTGTCAGCCGGAACCTGAAGGCTGATTTTGCGTCCACAAACAGTTCGAACATTCCTGCCATTGCGATCCTTCCGGTATGCGGGATGTCCGAGGCCGCGTCATTGCCGCCACTACACGTCGGCATCGTTGCCTCCGCTTTTTAGTGGTATCCCGCTCCAAATTTTCATCAATTCAGCATGCGTTCCCCGAGTCTTTCGCAGGGATGGCTGCCGGCGCAAGGCTTCACTTGGCATCCAGCGGAAGTGATCCCTTGCTCTCGGTCCCGTCCTCTCGAACTCTCCCCGTAGAGTACAAAAAGGGACCCTGAGCGTTCCCATGGTCGTCAACAGACGTGACTTCTCTCTCGTGGACATTAAGGCTGACGCGTGGAGGTGGAGCGGATGAAACAATCCTCCCTGCCAGGAGCGCCCGGCAATCCGGCCTCTCCCGGGAAGCAATCGCACTATGCCTGGGCACCAGCAAGCAAAGCCCATCCACCGCCACTACGGGAAGCGCTAACTGCTGAAATAGCATGTGGCTGCGTCGACGCAACAGCCGATGGAGCGCTCTCCTACCTGGCGCCCGTACCTGGCGCCGCAACCTCCATGGCTGACAGTGGGCGTTTCATCAACTTGCCGCCTTTTGCCAGGTTTCAAGGTGGCCTAGGGGCCCGCGCCGATCGTCATGGGTTTTCGGCGTCGTTCTGATAGGGGATCCCAGCGCTGGGTATAGGGGCTGGAGTGCAACTTGGGGAACCGTGAGCGGTTCAAAAATTCGTAAGGATATAAGCGACGACGGAGCGCCGAACGAAGTTTTGGACCTCGAGCGGCGCGAAGCGCCCTGGTTGCATGGAGGCCCCGCCCAGCGACGATGGACTATCCGAATGACAAGCAACGGCCCATTCTTTCACTTGCTCACGGTCATGTGGCCGCATGGCGGCACGCTAAGAATGAGCGTGACAGCATTTCTGATGACGGTATCGCAGAGGATGGCGCCCAAGCCCGATGAGAGGCCCTTCGTGGAGAAGGACTCCAGCTTCGCCGGGGGGGCTACCTCTGCCCGACCACGGCAACCGGAGATAGTCGAGCACGATGCCACCGACTCACCATTAACTCACCATAATCAACGACAAACGACCACTATTCACCGCTTGTCGTGAGCTGCAAAAACCGCTAAATTTCGGGGTTTTTGGACTACTTTCGAGGTCCATTTAGGTAGCCGGATCGAAAGCGGGGGTCGTCGGTTCGAATCCGACAGGGGGCTCAATGCAACCTCCGGGTCTAAGCTGGATCCATCCAAATGATCAGCGTGCTGACTAAAGGAGGATGGGTGACATGCCCAAGACCGGCAAGAACGACCATGCCCGCAAGGAAGAGCTCCCCTCGACCCTGCAGCGTTCTGACCAAAAGGCCCAGGACACCTTCGCCAAGACCTACGATTCCGCCCTTGAGTCCTATGACCAGGACGAACAACGGGCCGCGCGTGCAGCGTATGCCTCGCTGAAGCACAGCTACGAGAAAGTGGGCGACCACTGGGAGCCCAAGGAAAAACGCGGCCCGTCGGACAAGCGCGCGGAACAGGGCATCCGTTCGTCGGAACCCACCGCCGGCGGCGTGGACGCCAACGCTTCGAAGGATCACCTCTACAAGCTGGCCAAGGAATTGGATGTCAAGGGCCGTTCGAAGATGGACAAGGACGAGTTGGTGAAGGCACTCCAGAAGGCCAACGACGCAGCCACCCGCAAAGCCCGCAGTAAATAGCCTTCGCTCTTGCCGTCCCGCCGTCCAAGGTGTCGAATCGAAGGACACGTTCGGTCCGGTCGGCAATGATGCCAGGAGGTTCCAATGTCGGTGAAAAGCACCAAGGAGTCAGCGCGGGCGGCAGGCGGCAGGAACGGGCCTGATGCCAGGCGTGCCGACCAGGCCGGCGGCATCGCGGCGCAGGACCCGGCCCGCATCCGGAACGTGGCCCTGGTGGGACACTCCGGTGCAGGGAAGACCATGTTGATCGAGGCCCTGCTCGCAGCCAACGGCATGATCACCCGCAAAGGCTCCATCGCGGACG
Encoded here:
- a CDS encoding Hpt domain-containing protein; its protein translation is METTLNIYGEQRLTAAETLETAGAEPATSSAAARGDNPILDLQSLCDIANDTGGPALALRFLSDFLSLQPVRLARLLAALDAEEPAASVDAVLSLQTASSMAGATEIAEHCARILPLVVARDFPRARVQVAALERSVDVLMAASPKLLAHAEARLGTMGAVAAVSP
- a CDS encoding YegP family protein, whose product is MAGMFELFVDAKSAFRFRLTAPDGTVMAVSKPFDTKTEAVAGIAAVREYAGMGLITDSCTTLNEIDRPPHDDAAAPAGDSLKVTKIDFHTRARAVRRAVSGPRWAGAIHSLS
- a CDS encoding ChaB family protein, producing the protein MPKTGKNDHARKEELPSTLQRSDQKAQDTFAKTYDSALESYDQDEQRAARAAYASLKHSYEKVGDHWEPKEKRGPSDKRAEQGIRSSEPTAGGVDANASKDHLYKLAKELDVKGRSKMDKDELVKALQKANDAATRKARSK